TATGACCATAAAAAGTTTTGTTGTTGGGAAAATTTTAGATATCATTTTGCACCTCTCACGTATTTGTTCTTCTTTTCTTTTATGTATTGAATTCCATTAGGATATCTCAACAAATTTCTGTTCGGAATGGATTTGATAAGGAAATACACTGCAAACGAAGTCAAAAACTTATCCAAAGTTTCTGTAAGAACAGTTGAACCAATAACAGATTCCCATAATCCTTTTCCTGTTGCAACCAAAAATGTCGTGATTGCACTTGAACCACTCGCTCCAGTAACGCCACCAAAAACCAAAACAGTAATTGGCGCAGACGTAATCATCGCCACAAGCCAAATAATAATGGCTACTACAAATGTCTTCGCTGGAGTTTTAAACATTCCTTTCTTGCCGCAAATCCCTGCAACCAAACCAATCGCACCACTTACAACCAAATAAGGAAGTTGTGTTGGATTTGTAACAGATGTCACGATATTTGTAACAACACCTGTAAGAAAACCAATCCATGGACCGCACAACACACCTGTGAACACAGTTCCTATAACATCCAAATATACAGGCAATTTTAATGCTGCAGTCAAATTTGCACCAACAAAATTGATAGCTATACCAAGTGGAATTAGTAAAATTACCGACAAGTTATAGCTCATCTTAGATTTAGATTTCATAAATTCCTCCTATAAATTTTACGAAAAAACTTTTCGCATTGAATAAATTTTATCATAATACGGCTAATTAATAAATCATTTTTCGTTAAAAACATTAACAAAGATTTTGTGTTACTAAAATATTTAATTCAAAATCTACAAAACTCTCAGCATACCCTTTTTGTTAGGAAATTGTTGGAAATGAAATTTTTCGTAAAATTTATCATAAGGAGTGTTCGCTAACAAAATAATATACGCATCTTCATCGTAATTTTCGTCCAAGTATTTGCTAACCTCATTCATCAAAACACTTCCCAAACCATTTTTCTGATAGCTTGAATCCACCATAACATCAGTAACCACAAGACTAATTGCCCCATCTCCGGCAACCCTTGCCATCGCAATCAACTTATCTCCATCGTAAATTGATGTAATGAAAAGAGAATTTTCAATTGCAACCTTCACATTCTCCTTTGATTTTCTATTTCCAATACCAGATTTTTCACGCAAATCGTTGTAATCATCTGGACTAACCGCTGCATTTTTTATCACATATTTTGTATTCATAATTCACCTCACAAATATTATCCATTATTTTTCTAATTTTTACAAAAAAAGAGATATCAGCTTGCTGCCAATATCTCTAAGGATTTATTTTGAAATACTTTCTACTCCTCCAATTACTTGGATTTCTTTGATGTTAGAATCGTTCAAATATTTTTGAACAGATGCTGGAATTTTATCTTTTTCTAGTAATATTATTGGAGTTTTATTAATTTGTGTTATAGGACCTGCAACTAATGCGTCTACATAATTATATCCATTTGCTACAAGGA
This Finegoldia magna ATCC 53516 DNA region includes the following protein-coding sequences:
- a CDS encoding ECF transporter S component, with translation MKSKSKMSYNLSVILLIPLGIAINFVGANLTAALKLPVYLDVIGTVFTGVLCGPWIGFLTGVVTNIVTSVTNPTQLPYLVVSGAIGLVAGICGKKGMFKTPAKTFVVAIIIWLVAMITSAPITVLVFGGVTGASGSSAITTFLVATGKGLWESVIGSTVLTETLDKFLTSFAVYFLIKSIPNRNLLRYPNGIQYIKEKKNKYVRGAK
- a CDS encoding GNAT family N-acetyltransferase → MNTKYVIKNAAVSPDDYNDLREKSGIGNRKSKENVKVAIENSLFITSIYDGDKLIAMARVAGDGAISLVVTDVMVDSSYQKNGLGSVLMNEVSKYLDENYDEDAYIILLANTPYDKFYEKFHFQQFPNKKGMLRVL